In Asticcacaulis sp. SL142, the sequence ACGGCTTCGAGCGACAAGGAAGCCAAGGCTCTCCTGAAGCACTTCCAGTTCCCGTTCACGTCGTAAGCGGGGAAAGAAAGATATCATGGCAAAGAAAAGCGCAATTAACCGCAACGAGATGGTCAAGAAGCTGGTGGCTCAATATGCCGCTAAGCGCGAAGCCCTCAAAGCGATCGCTGTCGATGAGTCTCTTCCGCTGGAAGAACGCTTCGATGCCCGTCTGAAACTGGCCAAGTTGCCTCGCAACTCGGCGCCCAACCGCATCCGTAACCGCTGCGAAATCACCGGTCGTCCGAGAGCTTTCTATCGTAAGCTTAAGATGAGCCGTATCGCTTTGCGTGAGCTTGGCAACCAGGGACAAGTCCCCGGTCTGACCAAGTCAAGCTGGTAAGGGAGGATTGAAATATGTTCGTTAACGATCCTCTGAGCGACATGATCGCTCGTATCAAGAATGCGGCCATGCGTAAGCGTTCCAGCGTTCTGACCCCGGCCTCCAAGCTGCGCGGTCGCGTGCTCGACGTCCTTAAGGACGAGGGCTATATCCGCGGCTACGAGCTTCTGGAAGTTCCCGGCGAGTTTCCTCAGTTCCAGATTGAACTGAAGTACTTCGACGGTGAGCCGGTCATCGCGGAAATCGCCCGCGTGTCAAAGCCTGGCCGTCGCGTCTATTCGTCGATCAAAGATCTGAAGCCTATCAAGAATGGCCTCGGTATCTCGATCCTGTCCACGCCCAAGGGCGTCATGTCTGACAACGCAGCCCGCGACAACAACGTCGGCGGCGAAGTCCTCTGCCGCGTCTACTAAGACCGGCTGATAGGAAATTAAGACCATGTCTCGGATTGGTAAAAAAGCTATTGCTGTCTCGAAGGGCGTGACCATCACGCTTAACGGGCAGGACATTCAGGTTAAGGGCCCCAAGGGGCAACTGGCCTGGACTGTCGTTGAAGAAATCGAAGTCAAGTATGAGGGCGACGAAATCACTGTCGCTCCGCGTGGTGATACTAAGCGTCACAAGTCTATGTGGGGCCTCAGCCGCACCCTGATCGCCAATATGGTGAAGGGCGTGACCGATGGCTTCGAGCAAAACCTGGAACTGGTCGGCGTGGGTTACCGCGCCGCCATGAAGGGAACCTCGCTTGAGCTGCAACTCGGTTTCTCGCACCCGGTCGAAGTCCCGGCGCCTACCGGCGT encodes:
- the rplF gene encoding 50S ribosomal protein L6, translated to MSRIGKKAIAVSKGVTITLNGQDIQVKGPKGQLAWTVVEEIEVKYEGDEITVAPRGDTKRHKSMWGLSRTLIANMVKGVTDGFEQNLELVGVGYRAAMKGTSLELQLGFSHPVEVPAPTGVTFVVPKQTEIKIQGIDKQVVGELAAKIRKIRPPEPYKAKGVRYAGEKVRRKEGKKK
- the rpsN gene encoding 30S ribosomal protein S14, which produces MAKKSAINRNEMVKKLVAQYAAKREALKAIAVDESLPLEERFDARLKLAKLPRNSAPNRIRNRCEITGRPRAFYRKLKMSRIALRELGNQGQVPGLTKSSW
- the rpsH gene encoding 30S ribosomal protein S8 codes for the protein MFVNDPLSDMIARIKNAAMRKRSSVLTPASKLRGRVLDVLKDEGYIRGYELLEVPGEFPQFQIELKYFDGEPVIAEIARVSKPGRRVYSSIKDLKPIKNGLGISILSTPKGVMSDNAARDNNVGGEVLCRVY